One segment of Candidatus Zixiibacteriota bacterium DNA contains the following:
- a CDS encoding ketoacyl-ACP synthase III — protein sequence MTEIKQESRRQYGMRIMAIAAYAPRYKLTNSRISARLRLERMRVNAENRRNDRPQLDAVENKQYKTSDRWIQRFIGFKERRFAAADEGTIDLAARAALMILGKTELKAADINGIVFGTVTPSYLNSPPDSTLLQDRLGIPPTDNGSLREFHCLDCSLACSTWVAAMKQAYLLISSGQAKNLLVIGADKMSDTINWRDRAFATILGDAGTATWCTAVDPEEDWFAPWQFWNWANGRDSDIIVTPKGGSKNPIGSMEDIIEFRNRLTMDGAMVKDIIVPLVGGPAIQAALKKTGWTIDSLDLAALHEANLILNKYIIESWKKLGFRGQVLDAAGMFGNTTSATIPLALALNGEALKPGRKFIWSAFGGGLTITMALGQIKHEIQIFLAV from the coding sequence ATGACCGAAATCAAGCAAGAATCACGGCGGCAATATGGAATGAGAATTATGGCCATAGCCGCTTACGCGCCTCGCTATAAATTAACAAACAGCAGGATTTCCGCCCGGCTTCGGCTGGAACGTATGCGCGTCAATGCGGAAAACAGACGTAATGACCGTCCTCAGCTTGATGCCGTTGAAAATAAACAGTACAAAACCAGTGACCGATGGATTCAACGGTTCATCGGTTTTAAAGAACGTCGCTTTGCCGCCGCCGATGAGGGAACGATCGATCTGGCCGCCCGGGCGGCTTTAATGATACTGGGGAAAACCGAATTAAAGGCCGCCGATATTAATGGCATAGTCTTCGGCACCGTCACCCCGTCATACCTGAACAGCCCCCCGGATTCAACTCTACTCCAGGACCGCCTGGGTATTCCCCCGACCGACAACGGCTCATTACGGGAATTCCATTGCCTTGATTGTTCCCTGGCCTGCAGTACCTGGGTGGCCGCCATGAAACAGGCCTATTTGTTGATCTCCTCCGGCCAGGCCAAAAATCTCCTGGTCATCGGCGCCGACAAAATGAGCGATACCATCAACTGGCGTGACAGGGCTTTTGCCACCATTCTTGGTGATGCCGGAACAGCCACCTGGTGTACCGCCGTGGACCCGGAGGAAGACTGGTTCGCACCCTGGCAATTCTGGAATTGGGCCAACGGACGCGACAGCGATATCATTGTGACCCCGAAAGGAGGCTCCAAAAACCCGATCGGTTCCATGGAAGATATTATCGAGTTCCGAAATCGCCTGACTATGGATGGCGCTATGGTCAAAGACATTATTGTCCCGCTGGTCGGCGGCCCGGCCATTCAAGCGGCTCTCAAAAAAACCGGCTGGACCATCGATTCACTGGACCTGGCCGCGCTTCATGAAGCCAATCTGATTTTGAATAAATATATCATCGAATCATGGAAAAAACTCGGCTTCCGAGGTCAGGTCCTCGATGCCGCGGGAATGTTCGGCAATACCACCTCGGCCACCATTCCTCTGGCGCTGGCATTGAATGGAGAGGCTCTAAAACCGGGACGAAAATTTATCTGGTCCGCTTTCGGCGGCGGACTGACAATTACAATGGCTCTGGGGCAGATAAAACACGAAATCCAGATCTTCCTGGCCGTCTGA